In the Clostridium beijerinckii genome, one interval contains:
- a CDS encoding ABC transporter permease, translating into MFIKENIALAIAGIKSSKMRSLLTMLGIIIGISSVIGIVSIGSAITSRVSSQMDKMGANNIDIGIAIKKEDGTASGNGTSKQPEDSDLITMEQINSFNEVFKDKINSVSVQEQLGQGKVKDGYSYANVSTTGVNEGYKQVKNLKLISGRFITDRDVKANSKVAIVSDKLVNNIFKGKTDPLGKEIKVYANDDIQTYVIGGVYQYENSSLFGMGEGSTSEKDRRTSLYIPITTEKALQKNKNFEYFTVVPKMGIDKGKLVSDMQKYGNKMYKNNKNWTLMVQNNEADAAEITSVLSMISMGISVIAAIALLVGGIGVMNIMLVSVTERTREIGTRKALGAKSSHIKMQFIIESVIICTIGGTIGIILGIGMGIIACIVLKSPISISIPTILISFTFSMAIGVFFGYYPAKKAASLDPIEALRYE; encoded by the coding sequence ATGTTTATAAAAGAGAATATAGCACTTGCGATAGCAGGTATAAAATCAAGCAAAATGCGTTCATTATTAACTATGCTAGGAATTATAATAGGAATATCATCTGTTATAGGGATTGTTTCTATTGGAAGTGCAATTACATCCAGAGTATCATCTCAAATGGATAAAATGGGTGCAAATAATATAGATATTGGTATAGCAATAAAAAAAGAAGATGGTACTGCTAGTGGAAATGGGACTAGTAAACAGCCAGAAGATAGTGATCTTATAACAATGGAACAGATAAATTCATTTAATGAAGTATTTAAAGATAAAATTAATAGTGTAAGTGTACAGGAACAATTAGGACAAGGAAAAGTAAAGGATGGATATTCTTATGCAAATGTAAGCACCACAGGAGTAAATGAAGGATACAAACAGGTTAAAAACTTGAAACTAATTAGTGGAAGATTTATCACTGATAGGGATGTTAAAGCAAATTCCAAAGTCGCTATAGTTTCTGATAAGCTTGTCAATAATATCTTTAAGGGAAAAACTGATCCGTTAGGTAAAGAAATCAAAGTTTATGCAAATGATGATATTCAGACATATGTTATAGGTGGTGTATATCAATATGAAAATTCATCATTATTTGGAATGGGTGAAGGTTCTACATCAGAAAAGGACAGAAGAACTTCTTTATATATCCCTATAACAACTGAAAAAGCACTACAAAAAAATAAAAACTTTGAGTATTTTACTGTAGTCCCTAAAATGGGGATAGACAAAGGAAAATTAGTTAGCGATATGCAAAAGTATGGGAATAAGATGTACAAGAATAATAAGAATTGGACATTAATGGTTCAGAATAATGAAGCTGATGCTGCAGAAATAACATCAGTTCTTAGTATGATATCTATGGGGATATCTGTAATTGCGGCTATAGCATTACTTGTAGGAGGAATAGGAGTAATGAATATAATGCTCGTATCTGTTACAGAGAGGACAAGGGAGATAGGAACAAGAAAGGCTCTTGGTGCTAAAAGTAGTCACATAAAGATGCAATTTATAATTGAATCAGTTATAATATGTACGATTGGTGGAACGATTGGTATAATACTTGGAATTGGAATGGGAATAATTGCGTGCATAGTATTGAAATCACCAATATCAATATCTATTCCAACAATTTTAATAAGCTTTACTTTTTCAATGGCAATTGGTGTATTCTTTGGATACTATCCAGCTAAAAAAGCGGCTAGCCTTGATCCGATTGAAGCCTTAAGATATGAGTAA